Proteins from a genomic interval of Chitinophagales bacterium:
- a CDS encoding ribonucleoside-diphosphate reductase small subunit has protein sequence MSVEPILQENKDRFVLFPIKHDKVWQMYKQHEASFWTAEEIDLSQDLTDWSNLNNDEKHFIKHILAFFAASDGIVNENLVINFMREVQIPEARCFYGFQIAIENIHAETYSLLIDTYIKDPAEQKYLFNALETVPCVKKKADWALRWIDEAPSFAHRLIAFAAVEGIFFSGSFCSIFWLKKRGLMPGLSFSNELISRDEGLHCDFACLLYSMLVNKLPESELQSIIKEAVDGEKEFVGEALPVSLIGMNADMMKQYIEFVADRLLVALGCAKLYNATNPFPFMEMISLQGKTNFFEKRNADYAKAGVNEKKEDMKFAMDDDF, from the coding sequence ATGAGCGTAGAACCAATATTGCAAGAAAATAAAGACCGTTTTGTATTATTTCCCATCAAACATGACAAGGTTTGGCAAATGTACAAACAACACGAAGCGAGCTTTTGGACAGCAGAAGAAATAGATCTTAGTCAAGACCTCACCGATTGGTCGAATCTAAACAATGACGAAAAACACTTTATCAAACATATCTTGGCATTTTTTGCCGCAAGTGATGGAATTGTGAACGAAAATTTGGTCATCAATTTTATGCGAGAAGTGCAGATTCCCGAGGCTAGATGCTTCTACGGATTCCAAATAGCCATCGAAAACATTCATGCTGAGACCTATAGCCTCCTAATAGACACCTACATCAAAGACCCCGCCGAACAAAAATACCTCTTCAATGCCTTGGAAACGGTGCCTTGCGTCAAGAAGAAAGCGGATTGGGCATTGCGATGGATTGATGAAGCCCCTTCTTTTGCCCACCGATTGATTGCCTTTGCAGCCGTTGAAGGGATTTTCTTTAGTGGAAGTTTCTGCTCTATTTTTTGGCTCAAAAAGCGTGGACTTATGCCTGGGCTTTCGTTTTCCAATGAGTTGATTTCGAGAGATGAAGGTCTGCATTGCGATTTTGCCTGTTTGTTGTACTCGATGTTGGTCAATAAACTACCCGAAAGTGAGTTGCAATCTATTATCAAAGAAGCCGTAGATGGTGAGAAAGAATTTGTAGGAGAGGCATTGCCTGTTTCCTTGATTGGCATGAATGCCGATATGATGAAACAATACATCGAATTTGTGGCAGACCGTTTGTTGGTCGCTTTGGGTTGTGCCAAACTGTACAATGCTACGAATCCGTTTCCTTTTATGGAGATGATTAGTTTGCAGGGGAAGACCAACTTTTTTGAAAAAAGGAACGCAGATTATGCTAAGGCTGGTGTGAATGAGAAAAAAGAAGATATGAAATTTGCTATGGATGATGATTTTTAA
- a CDS encoding ribonucleoside-diphosphate reductase subunit alpha, producing MMHVIKRDGRTEPVKFDKVTARIERLSYGLDRRYIEPVEVAMKVVQGIYSGVTTTELDNLAAETAASMATKHPDYAILAARIAVSNLHKSTKKSFSETMTDLYNYIDPKTGEEAGLISETTYQIIQKHQERIDANVLYNRDYTFDYFGFKTLERSYLLKMDGQIVERPQHLFMRVALGIHGEDIDAALETYDLMSQKWFIHATPTLFNAGTNKPQLSSCFLVQMQDDSIEGIYNTLSQCAKISQAAGGIGLNIHNVRAKGSYIKGTGGVSNGLVPMLQVYNMTARYVDQGGGKRKGAFAMYLEPWHSDIFDFLDLKKNHGKEEMRARDLFYAMWTPDLFMKRVMEDGEWSLFCPSEAPGLYEVYGDEFEELYTRYEREGKARSTVKAQELWFKILDSQIETGTPYMLYKDHANRKSNQKNLGTIRSSNLCCEIMEYTSKDETAVCNLASINLSKFVEDGTFNHDRLFEITQIVTRNLNKVIDINYYPVEEARRSNMRHRPVGIGVQGLADAFMMLRLPFDSEEASELNKEIFETIYFGALTASNKLAQKDGAYQSFKGSPASQGILQYDMWGVEPSMRWDWYTLKANIMKHGIRNSLLVAPMPTASTSQILGNNECFEPYTSNIYTRRVLSGEFIIVNKHLLKDLIDRGFWNDTMKNALIASNGSIQGFEGLPQDIKDLYKTSWEIKQKVVLDMAADRGAFICQSQSMNVFMESANYKKLSSMHFYAWKKGLKTGMYYLRTRPAVDPIKFTVDMLQLQESDAANAELQKSNLKQQQLQTVSAHTHALNGNDIESVTVTADDIAKVNAANACSIDNPDCEACGS from the coding sequence ATGATGCACGTAATCAAACGAGACGGTAGAACTGAACCAGTAAAATTTGACAAAGTAACCGCTCGTATCGAAAGACTCTCCTACGGTTTAGATCGCCGATACATCGAACCCGTAGAAGTCGCCATGAAAGTCGTTCAAGGTATTTATAGTGGTGTGACGACCACAGAATTAGACAATTTAGCAGCCGAAACCGCTGCAAGTATGGCCACCAAACATCCTGACTACGCCATACTTGCAGCTCGCATTGCAGTGTCTAATCTGCACAAAAGCACCAAAAAATCCTTTTCCGAAACCATGACCGACCTCTACAATTACATTGACCCAAAAACGGGAGAGGAGGCAGGTCTGATTTCAGAAACTACCTACCAAATCATCCAAAAACACCAAGAGCGTATTGATGCCAATGTCCTTTACAATCGGGATTATACTTTCGATTATTTTGGCTTCAAAACTTTGGAACGTTCTTATTTGCTTAAAATGGATGGACAAATTGTAGAACGTCCCCAACATTTGTTCATGCGGGTAGCTTTGGGAATTCACGGAGAAGACATTGATGCCGCTTTAGAAACCTATGATTTGATGTCGCAAAAATGGTTCATTCATGCGACTCCTACACTCTTCAATGCAGGAACAAACAAACCACAATTGTCGAGTTGCTTCTTGGTGCAAATGCAAGACGATTCGATTGAAGGAATTTACAATACCCTTTCGCAATGCGCCAAAATTTCGCAAGCAGCAGGAGGCATCGGTTTGAACATCCACAATGTTCGGGCGAAAGGTAGTTATATCAAAGGTACAGGTGGTGTGTCTAATGGATTGGTGCCGATGCTGCAAGTCTATAATATGACGGCAAGGTATGTCGACCAAGGTGGGGGAAAAAGAAAAGGGGCATTCGCTATGTACCTCGAACCGTGGCACTCCGACATATTTGATTTCTTGGATTTGAAGAAAAACCACGGTAAGGAAGAAATGCGGGCAAGAGATTTGTTTTATGCCATGTGGACTCCCGATTTGTTTATGAAGCGGGTGATGGAAGATGGCGAATGGTCACTTTTCTGTCCGAGCGAAGCTCCAGGATTGTACGAAGTGTATGGCGATGAATTTGAAGAGCTTTACACACGTTATGAGCGAGAAGGCAAAGCACGTTCGACAGTAAAAGCACAAGAACTGTGGTTCAAAATTTTGGATTCACAAATCGAAACAGGTACACCTTATATGCTCTACAAAGACCACGCAAACCGCAAATCCAACCAAAAGAACTTGGGAACGATTCGGTCGAGCAATTTGTGTTGTGAAATCATGGAATACACTTCAAAAGACGAAACGGCAGTCTGCAATTTGGCTTCTATCAACCTTTCCAAATTTGTAGAAGATGGTACTTTCAACCACGACCGCCTTTTTGAAATCACCCAAATAGTCACTCGAAACCTCAACAAGGTCATTGACATCAATTATTATCCTGTTGAAGAAGCCCGCCGCTCCAACATGCGTCACCGCCCGGTAGGTATTGGCGTACAAGGTTTGGCAGATGCTTTTATGATGCTACGATTACCGTTTGACAGTGAGGAAGCAAGTGAGTTGAACAAAGAAATTTTTGAAACAATCTATTTTGGTGCGCTGACAGCTTCCAACAAATTGGCTCAAAAAGATGGCGCATACCAATCCTTCAAAGGTTCACCAGCGAGTCAAGGCATTTTGCAGTACGATATGTGGGGCGTTGAACCTTCGATGCGTTGGGATTGGTACACTTTGAAGGCAAATATTATGAAACATGGTATCCGAAACAGCCTTTTGGTTGCTCCAATGCCTACGGCTTCGACTTCACAAATATTGGGCAACAATGAATGTTTTGAGCCTTATACCTCCAATATTTACACCCGTCGAGTATTGTCAGGCGAGTTCATTATTGTGAACAAACACTTGTTGAAGGATTTGATTGACAGAGGTTTTTGGAACGATACCATGAAAAATGCCTTGATTGCCAGCAATGGTTCGATTCAGGGTTTTGAAGGTTTGCCGCAAGACATCAAAGACCTATACAAAACATCTTGGGAAATCAAACAGAAAGTGGTTTTGGACATGGCTGCGGATAGGGGTGCGTTTATATGTCAAAGTCAGAGCATGAATGTGTTTATGGAAAGTGCGAACTACAAAAAGTTGTCTTCCATGCACTTTTATGCTTGGAAAAAAGGCTTGAAAACAGGTATGTACTACCTTCGCACCCGTCCCGCTGTCGACCCGATTAAGTTCACCGTCGACATGCTTCAACTACAGGAATCAGACGCTGCCAATGCGGAGCTTCAAAAAAGTAATTTAAAACAGCAACAACTGCAAACGGTATCGGCTCATACCCATGCTTTAAACGGCAATGACATTGAGTCTGTTACCGTCACTGCAGATGATATTGCGAAGGTGAATGCTGCAAATGCTTGTAGTATTGACAACCCTGATTGTGAGGCTTGTGGATCATAA
- the mutL gene encoding DNA mismatch repair endonuclease MutL, translated as MLDVIKLLPDAIANQIAAGEVIQRPASAVKEMLENAIDAGSTHIQLIIKDAGKTLIQVIDNGSGMSETDARMSFERHATSKITSAQDLFSIRTLGFRGEAMASIAAVAHVEMKTRQEGKELGTHIIIEGSTVTLQEPCQCPVGTSLAIKNLFFNIPARRNFLKSNPVEMRHIVEEFQRVALANPKIFFSLHNNDIEIFRLPSANMRKRIVGIFGASFNERLVPIEEQTDFLRIFGFVGKPEFARKTRGEQYFFVNDRFIKSSYLHHAVLTAYNDILPSKSHPLYVVFIDIDPARIDVNVHPTKQEIKFDDEKVVYTFVNTAVKRALGTYNITPTLDFDHDTQLIFSSSPKKKNPKSDSNNSSDKSFNTSSKPTGSKFETSNLNFQTRTSKASATSKPRGDWQELYKTEDIEVPDDMTTITFQSAANKQASLPIEGKATLEKNPYQIHRRYILTQIKSGFILIDQKAAHERILYEQCLTFMDNKKAETQKQLFPETIDLPAADATLLKEILPDINILGYDIQEFGQTTFVIHGIPADLKIGNEQAAIEQLLEQYKHNSDKLKLNKRENLARSIAKNTAIKVGQKMTTEEMQNLVDKLFACQTPFIAPNGKPTFVKYRIDEIEKQFDKKNS; from the coding sequence ATGTTGGATGTGATAAAACTGCTGCCTGATGCGATTGCGAATCAGATTGCAGCAGGAGAAGTGATACAAAGACCGGCTTCGGCGGTCAAAGAAATGTTGGAAAATGCGATTGACGCTGGAAGTACCCACATTCAATTGATTATCAAAGATGCAGGCAAAACACTTATTCAAGTAATTGACAATGGAAGTGGTATGTCTGAAACGGACGCCCGCATGAGTTTTGAGCGTCATGCTACCTCCAAAATTACCAGCGCACAAGACCTATTCAGTATCCGCACGCTGGGATTTAGGGGTGAAGCGATGGCTTCAATTGCAGCCGTAGCACATGTAGAAATGAAAACTCGACAAGAAGGTAAAGAACTCGGCACACACATCATCATTGAAGGCTCAACGGTGACGCTGCAAGAACCTTGTCAATGCCCTGTCGGAACCTCCCTTGCTATCAAAAACTTGTTCTTCAACATTCCCGCACGTCGCAATTTCCTCAAATCCAATCCTGTAGAAATGCGTCACATTGTCGAAGAATTTCAACGAGTAGCACTTGCCAACCCCAAAATATTCTTTTCTTTACACAACAACGACATCGAAATTTTTCGGCTACCTTCTGCCAATATGCGAAAACGCATTGTAGGTATTTTTGGAGCTTCCTTCAATGAGCGATTGGTTCCCATTGAAGAACAAACCGATTTTTTGCGGATATTTGGTTTTGTCGGCAAACCCGAATTTGCCCGCAAAACCCGTGGCGAACAGTACTTTTTTGTAAATGACCGCTTTATTAAAAGCTCTTATTTGCACCATGCTGTGTTGACTGCCTACAACGATATTTTGCCCAGCAAAAGCCATCCTTTGTATGTGGTATTTATTGACATTGACCCCGCTCGCATTGATGTGAATGTGCATCCGACCAAACAGGAAATCAAATTTGATGATGAAAAAGTGGTTTATACCTTTGTGAATACGGCGGTCAAACGTGCTTTGGGAACTTACAACATTACGCCAACGTTGGATTTTGACCACGATACCCAATTGATTTTCTCTTCAAGCCCAAAAAAGAAAAATCCCAAATCCGACTCCAATAATAGTTCTGATAAATCCTTCAATACCAGTTCAAAACCAACAGGTTCAAAGTTTGAAACCTCGAACCTAAATTTTCAAACAAGAACCTCCAAAGCTTCTGCCACTTCAAAACCGAGAGGTGATTGGCAGGAACTTTACAAAACAGAAGACATTGAAGTACCTGACGACATGACGACCATCACGTTTCAGAGTGCTGCCAACAAACAAGCGAGTTTGCCCATTGAAGGAAAGGCAACGTTGGAGAAAAACCCCTACCAAATTCACCGCAGGTATATTTTAACACAAATTAAGTCGGGCTTCATTTTGATTGACCAAAAAGCGGCACATGAACGCATTTTGTATGAGCAGTGTCTGACGTTTATGGACAACAAAAAAGCGGAAACCCAAAAACAATTGTTTCCCGAAACCATTGACCTACCTGCTGCTGATGCTACTTTGCTGAAAGAAATATTGCCAGATATTAATATTTTAGGTTATGACATACAGGAGTTTGGACAGACTACATTTGTCATTCACGGGATTCCTGCTGATTTGAAAATAGGGAATGAGCAAGCTGCAATTGAACAATTATTGGAGCAATACAAACACAATTCGGACAAGTTGAAGCTCAACAAGCGAGAGAATTTGGCCCGAAGCATTGCCAAAAACACGGCAATCAAGGTTGGACAGAAAATGACCACTGAAGAAATGCAAAACCTTGTGGACAAACTATTTGCGTGCCAGACTCCCTTTATTGCTCCCAACGGCAAACCTACCTTTGTGAAATACCGCATTGATGAGATAGAGAAACAATTTGACAAAAAAAATAGTTAG
- a CDS encoding rhomboid family intramembrane serine protease, whose translation MRQGFGGFQLTPAVKNLLIINGLMYLATVSLVNVDFNRLFALHPWFASDFYPHQFITHIFMHGSTMHLFMNMFTLWMFGTMLEQVWGTKRFLIYYMLTGIGAALMYYGVDYWEIKNTYIPFDNAIANPTVENIRAFVNYAHGLDGMQQYLDFDMMDAYRSFRESYTNIMQNPDGANTISLQAAGVFAAKVKASFANFHTMLGASGAVFGILLAFGMTFPDMKIMLLIPPIPMKAKYLVALFAVFELYRGMANAPDDNIAHFAHLGGMVVGFFILRYWRSMGVGGK comes from the coding sequence ATGAGACAAGGATTTGGCGGTTTTCAACTGACTCCTGCGGTAAAAAACCTCTTGATTATAAATGGATTGATGTATTTAGCGACGGTTTCACTGGTAAATGTGGACTTCAATCGCTTATTTGCTTTGCATCCATGGTTTGCATCTGATTTTTATCCACATCAATTCATCACCCACATTTTTATGCACGGAAGCACAATGCACCTGTTCATGAATATGTTTACGCTGTGGATGTTCGGAACGATGTTGGAGCAAGTTTGGGGCACAAAGCGATTTTTGATTTATTATATGTTGACAGGTATTGGAGCAGCATTGATGTACTATGGTGTGGACTATTGGGAAATAAAAAATACATACATTCCATTTGACAATGCGATTGCCAACCCTACGGTAGAGAATATTCGTGCCTTTGTGAACTATGCTCATGGATTGGATGGGATGCAACAGTACCTTGATTTTGACATGATGGATGCGTATCGAAGTTTTAGAGAAAGCTACACTAATATCATGCAAAATCCAGATGGGGCTAATACGATTTCATTGCAGGCGGCAGGAGTGTTTGCTGCAAAGGTAAAGGCTTCATTTGCCAACTTCCATACAATGTTGGGCGCTTCAGGTGCTGTTTTTGGTATTTTGTTGGCTTTCGGTATGACCTTTCCCGATATGAAAATCATGCTGTTGATTCCACCTATTCCGATGAAAGCAAAATACTTGGTGGCTTTATTTGCTGTTTTTGAATTGTATAGAGGTATGGCAAATGCACCTGACGACAATATTGCACACTTTGCACACTTGGGGGGCATGGTGGTTGGATTTTTCATACTGCGTTATTGGCGGTCAATGGGTGTGGGAGGAAAATAG